TGTGCAACTTTCATCTAATCACACTTCTTTCTTCAATTATTTAACAGCTTCAGTATACACCTTCCAGTCAACTCTAAGGCAAGTAGGAACATTGCAAAATAACTGAAAACACGGTATTCTAGTCTAAAAGGAAGAGGTGGAATCATGATGAAAATTATTCGTACAAAAACATATGATGAAATGTCCCAGGAGGCATATAAGGTCGTAAAAGCAGTGATTGATTCAAATGAAAATCCCGTTATCAATACAACGACTGGCGCTAGTTATGATGGCATGTTTGAAAAACTCGTGGAAGGTATCAATAATGATGATATCGACATTGAAAAAGTGTTTATGATGAACCTGGATGAATTTATCGCCCCGCGCGAGCAATCATTCACCGTTCATAATTATATGCATCAAAAATTCTATGACCAAATCAAAAAACAACCACGCGAAATCGGTTTATTAGACGGCAGCTTACCTAGTTTTGATGAGGAAATTGCCCGTTATAATACGATTTTGCAAGCCAATAAACGTGATTTGCAAATTCTCGGTCTTGGCGTTAATGCTCATCTAGGTGCAAATGAGCCTGGGACACCGTTTGACTCACGCCTATTTTTAGCCGACAGCGATGATTCGACGATTAATAGTACAATGCTTTATTACAAAGTTAGTCGAGAAGAGGCGCCGGAACAGATGCTGACACTCGGACTTGCGGACATGATGGAAGCCGAGCAGATTCTCGTAACCGCTTCTGGCACAAGGAAAGCTGAGGCTGTAAAAGCAACACTCGAAGGTCCAATTACCATAGAGTGCCCCGCGTCTATTTTGCAAAATCACCCAAATGTGGTATTTATCATTGACGAAGCAGCAGGATCGTTACTGACTAAGTATTAAAAACTTGGAATCAGGGGTGAAAATATGGAAATCAGGCTATTAACTGTGGCAGACGTTGATAATTATGTCCAAATTAGACTCCGCGCATTGCAAGAAAGCCCCGCAGCTTTTGCGACGAGTTTTGAAGAAGAGAAATACACTGCTCTTCAAAAATACGAGATTCGCTTTCAATCACCATATTCGCTAACTTTTGGCGCTTTTTCCGGAGGTCATTTGGTTGGCGTGGTGACTTTAATTCAGGAAGAACGACTGAAAATGCGGCATCGAGCGAATATCGTGGCAATGTATGTCATTCCTGAAAGACGAGGCAGTGGCGTCGGTAAAGCATTGATTGGAACCGCGATCGATCAAGCGCAACGTTTGGAGGGAGTCGAGCAGGTTTATTTATCTGTCGTTACCTCGAATAAAATGGCGCAAACATTATATACGTCACTAGGATTTGAAGTTTTTAGTACGGAAAAACATGCGTTGAAGCTTGATGACACGTATTTTGATGAAGCGCATATGGTGTTGTTCTTAAAAAATTTTCAGTAGTATCCATGAAAAAAAACATCAATCTATATTGGTTACTCTATCTTAAATGAGATAGAGCAACTTCAGTAGATTGATGTTTTTATCATATAACGGGAGATATGTATAAAAACGAAAACTAATACTGCTTGTTTTATACATCATGTCTGGTTATTCTTCAGTATTTCGTTCACTTTCTAGCCGTAGCCCGAAAGCTTATTAATTAATGATAATATTTTTTGGTAGTACCGTCATAGTAATGTAATAGCGTAATATATCTACTATAGTTCCATCCACTACTAATTTTATTAGTAGTTGTGTAGGACCAATAAGCATTATTAGGTACTGTCCTGCTTTGCGTAGAAATAGTAGTCCTCTTACTAGTATAAGAGTTAATATCAAATTTCTCCCAGTATGGAACTGATTTTGCATATACCCCTGGCTGAACTGCTACTATCAAACCTGTCAATAAAACAACCACTAACAGAATTCGATACAAATAACCCGTTTTTTTACCATTATTCATATTATCAAACCTCCTTTTTTATCATGATACTACTTAATAATACCAATAAATAATTAATTGTCAATACTTTACTAGTTTATTTGTGAAAAAGTTCTAAGTTAAGTTAACCCCTCTGCGGCTATCTATCCCGTAGTTTAATATCAGTAAACCAATACTAGCAACACACATTACAAGGACACCGTTCTCAAAATTAATATTTCCATTATCACACAAGATAGACAAATAATTATTAGTTATAGATGTTGCATTGAAATACGTACCAGGTAAAATATGCGCCCATTTACTGAGTGGCTCAATTTTCCCAACCGCAAGCACTGGCCCAATTAATACTAGTAACGAAATAAATAGTGTTGGCATCGCACGTTTACACATCTTACTCACAAAATCTAAAGTTAGAACAATCACAATAATAGCCAATACTTGTAAACATACAGTCTGAGCTAAAAGCTCTCCAACGGGTTTAGTCGTTATACCTGACTTCATATTTATAGCAATTGGATAGTCGAAACTCCCCTGTCCTGATAACAAACTAGCAGATAAATAAGCAACCACGCAACTAATCACATAAAAAGAAAGCGCCAGTATCAGTCCAAAAAATAAGCGCTCAGTAGTGCCCCTTACATATTTTTGCGGTAATAATAAGGATCGGTCCAAACTATTTCGAAACCGGTCAGTAAATGCTACGTTTAATGTGAAGCAAAGTATTATTACAAACAATACTGGCATAAAATTTGTCAAAGTCCGATATAAAAATGTTGCTCCTTGCGTTTCCATATCCTCCTGATCAGATTTAATGTCTAGCTGTTCTAATTTTGTGTATATTGCAATTTGCCGATAAATCGATTCTTTAAGCTCAGCAGGGGCCTCTATGTCACCAGTATATAATCCGAATGATTCTTTAAGTAAATGAACTTT
The sequence above is drawn from the Listeria weihenstephanensis genome and encodes:
- a CDS encoding glucosamine-6-phosphate deaminase, which codes for MKIIRTKTYDEMSQEAYKVVKAVIDSNENPVINTTTGASYDGMFEKLVEGINNDDIDIEKVFMMNLDEFIAPREQSFTVHNYMHQKFYDQIKKQPREIGLLDGSLPSFDEEIARYNTILQANKRDLQILGLGVNAHLGANEPGTPFDSRLFLADSDDSTINSTMLYYKVSREEAPEQMLTLGLADMMEAEQILVTASGTRKAEAVKATLEGPITIECPASILQNHPNVVFIIDEAAGSLLTKY
- a CDS encoding GNAT family N-acetyltransferase, whose protein sequence is MEIRLLTVADVDNYVQIRLRALQESPAAFATSFEEEKYTALQKYEIRFQSPYSLTFGAFSGGHLVGVVTLIQEERLKMRHRANIVAMYVIPERRGSGVGKALIGTAIDQAQRLEGVEQVYLSVVTSNKMAQTLYTSLGFEVFSTEKHALKLDDTYFDEAHMVLFLKNFQ
- a CDS encoding SLC5/6 family protein, with the translated sequence MGQQKLFFKQFYKNKGNWLPIIVFIVAILFVLIMNTRVSGDRDFVAMAQDEIQANKEILTLNKQTMKESAKTERDKADFEASEKVNKARVQEQEKMVNLYTDEKWAEAYKLKVHLLKESFGLYTGDIEAPAELKESIYRQIAIYTKLEQLDIKSDQEDMETQGATFLYRTLTNFMPVLFVIILCFTLNVAFTDRFRNSLDRSLLLPQKYVRGTTERLFFGLILALSFYVISCVVAYLSASLLSGQGSFDYPIAINMKSGITTKPVGELLAQTVCLQVLAIIVIVLTLDFVSKMCKRAMPTLFISLLVLIGPVLAVGKIEPLSKWAHILPGTYFNATSITNNYLSILCDNGNINFENGVLVMCVASIGLLILNYGIDSRRGVNLT